Within the Phaseolus vulgaris cultivar G19833 chromosome 9, P. vulgaris v2.0, whole genome shotgun sequence genome, the region AGTGTCAGAGTTCATATCCACAGAAAGATTTCTCTCACTATCACAATATTTACGGGGAGATGCAGGCCGAAAGGCACTGGTGGCAGCTGATCCTTTCCAACCAAGTGTTCCCTCAAACTGCAAAGGGGCACCAGGTAACCCAGGAGTTGGCGTAGGCCTTGAAGCAGATACAACAGGTATTGGGGTCGATGTAGTATTTAAACAAACATCCATATCGTCAAAACCAACTTCGTTGAGATCAAAGCCACAAGGACGTTTTTCTGAATTACCTTCTGAATCTTGAACCACTTCAGTCACCTCCAAGCACACCACATCAGGTCTGCATTCAGGCTCTGCCTCAGTGTTGTCAGTAGCAAGACTGTGTCTCGAGGAAACCTCCTCAGGTGGGACAGGAGTGAGCACATCCTCTTTTCTTACAGAATCTGGACTGCATGGTTGCCTGATTCTGCCATATGAGATTTTTTCGGAAGAACTGCTGACTTCTCTATTAACTTCCTGAGCAACTTGTCGAGCGAATTCTAAAGGATCCACAATGCCACAGTCAAGTTCATTGCCGGAACCTCTGTTGTCAACAATGTTAGACCTTCTGAAATCTATTTCAGGTTTACTAGAATCAGAACCAATAGATGTAACATCTTTGTTGTTATAAATATGACCCTTGCCTTCCTTTGATGGTGTGACAGATCCTGCTCCACAGACAGACATATCTGGCACCTCAGTCTTTCCCAAGTTACTGTCACTGACTGATGTATCCTGCAATGCATTAGAACAGTCTTTATCATTTTCTGCAGCTCTGAAAACTTGTGTAAAGCTAGTTACAGTTCTGACATCATCTTCCCCAGTCCTCCTATCAGATGAAGGTGTCCTTATACAAGTAGAAATAGGCAAGTTATGACAAACATCTTCCTCATTGTGTTCCACATTTCGCTCCAAAGCTGGTCCCTTAACAGATTCTGGTGCTTTTGCTTCACTGCAAACAATCGAAACAGACTCCAGCTCTGGCTCAGAGGACACAGAACAGATCTCCGGTGCTCCAAATTTTTCTGGAGGGTCATTAACGTTTTGCTCTTGCTTTTCCCTTTTAGCCAAGTCAATTAACTGAACCATATCTGACTGTCCTTCAAAGCTGCCTTGATTATGAAGGGAAAAGTTAGAGGTCGCAACCGAAGTGGTCTCATCTGCAGGGCATAAAGGCAGTTCTACTTGAGCAGAAGAAGGAACACCGTCAACATGGTTTACTGATCCCTCTTTGACGTCATCACATTCCAAGCTAGAGGATGAATGACACACATTAGCAGAACTATGTACCGGCAAATTATCTGAGCTTTTCAATAGAGAATTTACAGTTCCATTTAGTTCTGATGCATTATCATTATCATTGCCAGCTTCATTCACAGCAGATGGCTGGCCTTCGTCCCTGACAATCTCATTGCTTGCATTGTCAGCCTTAGCAAGCTCCACATCATGAGATTCAGTATCAGCATTTTCAGCTCCCTTCCAGCTGTCAAACAATGTCCTTGCTCTATCCTGAACCTTAGTGCTATGATGGCCAAGAAGGTTACTTACAGTGATGCGAATTCCAGAGGACATTGACTTCTCACGGTCTAGATGAAGCTTTTCAACTGCACGTAACAATGTGGTAATTGATTCCTCGACAAAGCTGTCTTTTGCATCAACCTCAAATTTTTGGGTATCCTTTAACCATCTGTTGATGAAGCAAAGTCCATCCAATTGAATAAATTGATCAAGGCAATCTTTATTCTCTGTAGCAGCAATAGTGCTTGCAACAGCAGCCCACTGCCTTATCGCATCAGCAGAATTTTTAACCTCACAACTTTTCTCTTTCTGCATCACCGAGACCAGCTCCTGCACCCGAGAAGGTGCTGTGAGCCCGTCTTTCATCTCAGTCAAGGTAAAGAAATCTTCAAGAGTCATACTGCTTCACATAATCTTTCTCAGAGCGTCAAGGTCATTCTTTTGGGGTGCCAAAACTGTTCCTCCCATTAAGAATTTCAATAGAATTTCTGGTAAAAAATAAGTTCACGAGAATCCActgcaaaaacaaaaacagagaaaATATTCATTTTGGGGACAGTATTCTGATATTTCAAGACATAAGATCATTAGAAACAGATCACAAACAAATTAGGCCCCAAGTTTACCATAGCatttagtaaaataataaatacaccCGACATTTTACAGTCTCGAAACTAATTTTGCAACTGAATTTATTGATAGTGCATTTCATAGATTTTAGATCATAAATAAAAGAAACGACAGTTCCATAGAAGGTAAGATATGTCATAACTGATTTGTTTATGAAAATACCCTTAATTTAAATATCCAAATGAATATCACAGGAATAACAAGTTACAAGTAAAAGAATCGCTTCATATACCATAGCAGTAATcattatagtttttaatttcctCAAGAAAAATATAAGCAGCACTTTTCAATCTAAGGACCGACTTGAGAGGCACAAGCTTGTGCTATAACAAAATGTCAGCTGCAGCACGCTGACATACACACCAGAAGAAATTGAATGTAACTTTTTACAACTCATCTAAACCTAAAGTAGTCTTCATAATTAATGCTTGATACAATGATGATTCGCAGCCACACTGATCACTTCCTAAATCAATGCTTAATACGCATATACAACATCAACTTCAAGAATTATTACTATAGTAAAACATAAAACACGCATTATACTGTATTCGATTTTTTTGAACAAAATCTTTTACGCTTAAGTagagattttttaaaatcagCCGAGGGTTGGGTAGAGATAATGGTTTTCTGAAAACCAAACAAAACTGATAGAAATCACTATCAAACAGGGGACAGATAAAGGCATTGCAATTGAATAAATTAAGCCCTGTGTTGAggattcaaaattttaaaaaaaaaagcaaaatgtAAATGAGATTACCAGTCGCTCTGACGGCTGCTACCAAGCTGCAACTATCAAATAAACTGAATTGTAACCTTCCAATAACGATCAGCGAACAGATGTTACTCAATCCCTGAAACGCccaattaagaaataaaatcagAATCCCACACACAAAAATGCAGGCAAATTAAATACA harbors:
- the LOC137820388 gene encoding uncharacterized protein; the encoded protein is MTLEDFFTLTEMKDGLTAPSRVQELVSVMQKEKSCEVKNSADAIRQWAAVASTIAATENKDCLDQFIQLDGLCFINRWLKDTQKFEVDAKDSFVEESITTLLRAVEKLHLDREKSMSSGIRITVSNLLGHHSTKVQDRARTLFDSWKGAENADTESHDVELAKADNASNEIVRDEGQPSAVNEAGNDNDNASELNGTVNSLLKSSDNLPVHSSANVCHSSSSLECDDVKEGSVNHVDGVPSSAQVELPLCPADETTSVATSNFSLHNQGSFEGQSDMVQLIDLAKREKQEQNVNDPPEKFGAPEICSVSSEPELESVSIVCSEAKAPESVKGPALERNVEHNEEDVCHNLPISTCIRTPSSDRRTGEDDVRTVTSFTQVFRAAENDKDCSNALQDTSVSDSNLGKTEVPDMSVCGAGSVTPSKEGKGHIYNNKDVTSIGSDSSKPEIDFRRSNIVDNRGSGNELDCGIVDPLEFARQVAQEVNREVSSSSEKISYGRIRQPCSPDSVRKEDVLTPVPPEEVSSRHSLATDNTEAEPECRPDVVCLEVTEVVQDSEGNSEKRPCGFDLNEVGFDDMDVCLNTTSTPIPVVSASRPTPTPGLPGAPLQFEGTLGWKGSAATSAFRPASPRKYCDSERNLSVDMNSDTSRQRQRQDWLDFDLNVAEGEEGNAEPVAESSGGLSGQSTVEFSSKRSSMLGFDLNSTGDDVHIQPSDHRMDGQLFLGRNGYWSPSPTSSSSSMQPYVRNIDLNDRPCLQTDLVDLGHGKSSHIINGYDCSKSLDAPVISLLGAKVEVGKKERVPQSFFPNGKAVEPAIDLTMPRAGGIIGMAPAVSFNPSSGFGYNGVPSASAAPTMPFPSAMYGSGGTIPYMVDSRGSPAVPQVGGPSLNILPSSYSQPPPFFMNMTGTQLGLNGFGPVRPNFDLNSGFMTEGGNRDTLAARQFFFPGQGRAVEEQVRTMPQPSSSGVGGKRKEPDSGWEPYPYSYKHSQPPWK